The following nucleotide sequence is from Pseudobutyrivibrio ruminis HUN009.
CAAGCCTGATGAGTTCTACGCTCAACAACATGTTTCGCTTTAGAACTATCAGAGCTTGATGTCTACTAGGGGTCTTCTTACTCTTTCTCTAACCTATATTAATTATTTAGTTGGTGCAGCAGCTGCAGCTGGAGCTGAAGCTACTACTACACCACTTGCATCTGTCTGATACAAAGTTGTTCCAATCTGGATTGTCTGATTAATTACAAGCTTTCCATCAAGTCCGAAGAGGTAATCACTTCCACCAATCTTTACTGTCTGACCAGCGATAAGCTTTCCATCTGAACCTGCATAGTAAACACTACCATCAGCAGCATTTACAAGACCTGTTTGCCATCTTTCCATCAGCACCAAAGTAGTAAGCTGATGTTCCGATTGTCTGTAATCCTGTAAGCATCTTTCCGTCTGCTCCGAAGTAGTATGTAGCACCACCGATAGTGA
It contains:
- a CDS encoding N-acetylmuramoyl-L-alanine amidase family protein; this translates as MQQATYYCDPSDAHRVSGLVAVDGSMYYFNEAGQMQVGLITIGGATYYFGADGKMLTGLQTIGTSAYYFGADGKMANRSCKCC